One Papaver somniferum cultivar HN1 chromosome 10, ASM357369v1, whole genome shotgun sequence genomic window carries:
- the LOC113319270 gene encoding glutamate decarboxylase-like: MVLSKTASNSDVSIHSTFASRYVRTSLPRFKMSEDSIPKEAAYQIINDELMLDGNPRLNLASFVTTWMEPECNKLIMDSVNKNYVDMDEYPVTTELQNRCVNMIAHLFNAPLGDSEAAVGVGTVGSSEAIMLAGLAFKRKWQNKMKAQGKSCDKPNIVTGANVQVCWEKFARYFEVDLKEVKLSEGYYVMDPTKAVEMVDENTICVAAILGSTLNGEFEDVKLLNDLLVDKNKITGWDTPIHVDAASGGFIAPFIYPELEWDFRLPLVKSINVSGHKYGLVYAGIGWAIWRTKEDLPEELIFHINYLGTDQPTFTLNFSKGSSQVIAQYYQLIRLGIEGYRNIMENCSENAIVLKTGIEKIDRFNIVSKDKGVPLVAFSLKDHTHYTEFDISDMLRRFGWIVPAYTMPADAQHITVLRVVIREDFSRTLAERLVLDISKVLQELDSTSAKLTMKINKQISDNYEKQVQENGKTQIEVNNKLKQMVLPAKTNVIC; this comes from the exons ATGGTTTTGTCAAAGACTGCTTCGAATTCTGATGTTTCAATTCATTCGACCTTCGCTTCGCGATATGTTCGAACTTCTCTTCCCAG GTTTAAGATGTCGGAAGACTCAATCCCAAAGGAAGCTGCATATCAGATCATTAACGATGAGCTGATGTTGGATGGAAATCCTAGATTGAATCTTGCTTCGTTTGTGACAACTTGGATGGAACCTGAATGTAATAAGCTTATCATGGATTCTGTTAACAAGAACTATGTTGACATGGATGAATACCCTGTTACAACTGAGCTTCAG AACCGTTGTGTGAATATGATAGCCCATCTATTCAACGCACCACTTGGAGACTCTGAAGCTGCAGTAGGAGTCGGGACAGTTGGATCATCAGAGGCAATAATGCTAGCTGGATTAGCATTCAAGAGGAAATGGCAAAATAAGATGAAAGCTCAGGGTAAATCCTGCGACAAACCCAATATTGTCACTGGTGCCAATGTTCAAGTCTGCTGGGAGAAGTTTGCAAGGTACTTCGAGGTGGATCTTAAAGAAGTGAAACTTAGTGAGGGTTACTATGTGATGGATCCAACAAAGGCTGTTGAAATGGTGGATGAGAATACCATCTGTGTAGCTGCGATCCTCGGCTCAACCTTAAATGGAGAATTCGAAGACGTTAAGCTCTTGAATGATCTCTTGGTTGACAAGAACAAGATTACTGG GTGGGATACCCCAATTCACGTTGATGCAGCGAGTGGGGGTTTCATTGCACCATTCATATACCCAGAACTAGAATGGGATTTCCGTTTGCCTTTGGTGAAAAGTATAAACGTCAGTGGTCACAAATATGGACTTGTATATGCTGGGATTGGTTGGGCGATCTGGAGGACAAAAGAGGACTTGCCGGAAGAACTTATTTTTCATATCAACTACTTGGGAACTGATCAACCCACCTTTACCCTCAACTTCTCCAAGGGTTCCAGTCAAGTTATCGCTCAGTATTATCAACTTATCCGTTTAGGAATTGAG GGTTACCGTAACATCATGGAGAATTGTAGCGAAAATGCAATAGTACTTAAGACAGGGATCGAAAagattgatcgattcaacattGTATCGAAGGACAAAGGAGTTCCATTGGTAGCATTCTCTCTGAAAGACCATACCCATTACACTGAATTTGACATATCAGATATGCTACGACGTTTTGGATGGATTGTTCCTGCTTATACAATGCCAGCTGATGCACAACATATTACGGTGTTACGTGTTGTAATAAGAGAAGATTTTTCGCGTACTCTAGCAGAACggcttgttttggacatatcaaaaGTTCTGCAAGAACTTGATAGCACGTCCGCAAAACTTACTATGAAGATAAACAAGCAGATTTCTGATAATTATGAGAAGCAAGTTCAAGAAAATGGGAAAACTCAGATTGAGGTAAATAATAAACTGAAACAGATGGTGTTGCCCGCTAAGACTAATGTAATATGTTAA
- the LOC113319365 gene encoding protein P21-like gives MKTLHSLVFFPILLFSLLSFTSITQAATFEILNQCDFPVWAAAVPVGGGRRLGPNERWTIDAPAGTTQARIWGRTNCNFDGSGRGRCETGDCNGLLECTSFGQPPNTLAEYALNQFNNLDFFDISLVDGFNIPMDFSPTSGCRGIKCTADINGQCPGQLRAPGGCNNPCTVFKTDQYCCNSGNCGPTDFSRFFKERCPDAYSYPKDDATSTFTCPGGTNYRVVFCPR, from the coding sequence ATGAAAACTCTACACTCCCTCGTCTTCTTTCCAATCCTTCTGTTTTCATTGCTTTCTTTCACCTCAATCACTCAAGCAGCCACCTTCGAGATATTGAACCAGTGTGATTTCCCAGTCTGGGCAGCGGCTGTACCAGTTGGTGGTGGCCGACGACTAGGACCCAACGAACGGTGGACAATTGATGCACCTGCTGGAACGACCCAAGCCCGCATTTGGGGACGAACAAATTGTAACTTTGATGGTAGTGGCCGTGGCAGATGCGAAACTGGTGATTGTAATGGCCTTCTCGAATGTACCAGCTTCGGTCAACCACCAAATACTCTAGCTGAATATGCACTAAACCAATTCAATAACCTAGATTTCTTTGATATTTCTCTTGTTGATGGATTTAACATACCCATGGACTTTAGCCCTACTAGTGGTTGTCGGGGTATCAAATGCACAGCGGATATCAATGGGCAGTGTCCAGGTCAACTACGAGCACCGGGTGGCTGTAATAACCCATGCACAGTTTTCAAGACTGACCAGTATTGTTGCAATTCAGGCAATTGTGGACCCACTGATTTCTCAAGATTTTTCAAGGAAAGGTGCCCCGATGCTTATAGTTACCCGAAAGATGATGCGACTAGTACTTTTACTTGCCCTGGTGGTACAAACTATAGGGTTGTGTTTTGCCCACGTTAA
- the LOC113316455 gene encoding zinc finger BED domain-containing protein RICESLEEPER 3-like, with protein MSVEEDHDDVMSEEDITVVESMTIQEHASKKRKFTSKVWNDFDWSRDKDGKEKATCKHCRKEYAYDSQKGGTSTMSRHLKKCPRLKMQDVGQLLLSTNNGELDTRARKIDRSKFRDLVARLIIGKNLPFNCVEWTEFRELCSYLNVDVETISRNSTRSDILKMHKFQKEVIRKKLQCAPGKVISITLDNAASNTSCVKIMKSRFIARNVMSDTGKRNFHISCCAHIINLIVRDGLTEIDPAVIKIRLAVKYLKGSQRRKQNFLDTVSDLGMSVKMGVRQDVKTRWNSTYLMLQSCISHEKVFTHLRLVDPDYAESPNGEEWEQIKVVTKFLKVFYDLTTLFSGNKYPTSNFYFDGVCQIKVLLDQETTNDIEFIRNMAKKMKEKFAKYWKKLSPILAMAVVLDPRLKFEFVEFTLEKVYLVEREMKKEVDIIRKRMAALYKEYHTASTLRGSTTNETQNSGTVNGGNSGRNGSAFMQEFSAAKKNGGQQSDKLELEQYLSESSGSMSTDFDILNLGGRVLDRYRSSLSPESAEALITTRDWIYGIGAASTDVEEVKDNDISEDVLAFEPANNNEAVHTGAS; from the exons ATGTCAGTTGAAGAAGACCATGACgatgtcatgagtgaagaggataTCACAGTAGTAGAGTCGATGACAATTCAAGAGCatgcttcaaagaaaaggaaatttaCATCAAAAGTATGGAATGATTTTGATTGGTCACGAGACAAAGATGGTAAAGAAAAGGCTACGTGCAAGCATTGTAGGAAGGAATATGCTTATGACAGTCAGAAAGGAGGAACATCAACTATGTCAAGGCATTTAAAGAAGTGCCCTAGACTGAAGATGCAAGATGTGGGGCAACTTTTGTTATCTACAAATAATGGAGAACTGGATACTCGTGCACGCAAAATAGATCGATCAAAGTTTCGGGATTTAGTTGCAAGACTAATTATTGGTAAAAATCTCCCCTTTAATTGTGTAGAATGGActgaatttagggagttatgtagTTATCTGAATGTCGATGTTGAAACCATATCAAGGAATTCTACAAGGTCTGATATTCTTAAAATGCATAAGTTccaaaaagaagttattcgcaagAAATTACAATGTGCTCCAG GAAAAGTAATCAGCATCACTTTGGATAACGCTGCATCAAATACTTCATGTGTTAAGATAATGAAGAGTCGATTCATTGCAAGGAATGTTATGTCGGATACTGGGAaaagaaactttcatataagctgTTGTGCTCACATAATAAATCTTATTGTAAGAGATGGACTGACAGAGATTGATCCAGCAGTAATCAAGATAAGGTTAGCAGTGAAGTACCTTAAAGGTtcacaaagaagaaaacaaaatttcttGGATACTGTCAGCGATTTAGGAATGTCAGTAAAGATGGGTGTTCGACAAGATGTTAAGACAAGATGGAATTCTACTTATCTTATGTTGCAAAGTTGTATTTCGCATGAAAAAGTCTTCACTCATTTGAGGTTGGTGGACCCTGACTATGCAGAGTCTCCTAATGGGGAAGAATGGGAGCAAATCAAAGTGGTCACGAAATTTCTCAAGGTCTTTTATGACCTCACGACTCTATTCTCTGGAAACAAGTATCCTActtctaatttttattttgatggggtTTGTCAGATTAAAGTATTATTAGATCAAGAGACAACTAATGACATTGAGTTCATCAGAAACATGGcgaagaaaatgaaagaaaaatttgccaagtaTTGGAAAAAATTGAGTCCAATATTGGCAATGGCAGTCGTTTTAGACCCTCGATTGAAGTTTGAATTTGTAGAGTTTACTTTAGAAAAGGTGTATCTTGTTGAGCGTGAAATGAAGAAGGAAGTTGATATTATTAGAAAAAGGATGGCGGCACTCTATAAAGAGTATCATACGGCGTCAACTTTAAGAGGTTCGACAACCAATGAAACTCAGAATTCGGGTACTGTAAATGGTGGGAATTCTGGACGCAATGGAAGTGCTTTTATGCAG GAATTTTCCGCGGCAAAAAAAAATGGTGGTCAACAATCTGACAAGTTAGAACTAGAACAATATCTAAGTGAGTCATCAGGATCAATGTCAACTGATTTTGACATCTTGAA CCTTGGGGGAAGGGTACTTGACAGATATCGCAGCTCATTATCACCCGAAAGTGCCGAGGCAttgataacaactcgtgattggatATATGGAATCG GAGCTGCATCAACTGATGTTGAGGAAGTTAAAGATAATGATATCAGTGAGGATGTATTGGCATTTGagccagcaaacaacaatgaggca GTTCATACTGGAGCATCTTGA